Proteins encoded by one window of Teretinema zuelzerae:
- the rd gene encoding rubredoxin: MKKYVCDLCGYEYDPAVGDPDNGISPGTAFEDLPEDWVCPVCGAGKDSFSEV; this comes from the coding sequence ATGAAGAAGTATGTATGTGATTTATGTGGCTATGAGTACGATCCCGCTGTAGGCGATCCTGACAACGGAATCAGCCCTGGGACAGCCTTCGAAGACTTACCTGAAGATTGGGTGTGCCCCGTCTGCGGCGCTGGCAAGGACAGCTTCTCGGAAGTCTAA
- a CDS encoding tetratricopeptide repeat protein, translated as MISVTRAIKAKHHYQAFPLALLAAAVVSCASSPSGSAGGGTSRLAGKSDGQKSAEVTPSSIQDAAGTPLALPDRERQNRSDLDSVILSHVETGSPDSLRQAVSLVTSDPRGMTERNRFVLAIAGELMKFLYPLEQVTWPLPSVPESDRYLGALKASRLGVYDYSAGSSDFLALTLPSAVLFTESTQTDYYIDSENALRRAAAMNPRSVLPPLFSARLAEKRGNSDAALAFYETAWKLDSSCYPAGVGYSRALAARGRGADAYLAAKSLAARYPSDQGMLRLCAETSFAAGDWNTADGYILAVLKNNPDNTAYLLMRARILIERKEFLKANSLLDAFATTNRTDRSYLLLKSRVVREWNKNPVAASALLQEALRLYPGDGEILLSAAAVAYQTGQNVNNQSPRDLVQQVLGSDPDNTQALYLLAEDFLAAKEWKSALQPAQRLVSVNPSPENQIVHVRALLGAGDYAKAKSAASSLYAASPQSPQITGLYLQSLVSRGENAAARAAISSALPDASPALKSVLHYYESRLAGDAESRLASLRSSLLSDPRNQESLFAMYELYMERKDYRKAQYYLKQVVSLDPSNGSLARLLVNLDELLAR; from the coding sequence ATGATTTCAGTGACGCGCGCGATTAAGGCGAAACATCACTATCAAGCGTTTCCTCTTGCCTTGCTCGCGGCAGCCGTTGTTTCCTGCGCCTCCTCTCCTTCCGGATCGGCCGGAGGCGGGACCTCCCGGCTTGCAGGCAAATCGGACGGGCAGAAATCGGCCGAGGTGACTCCTTCTTCGATCCAGGACGCCGCGGGCACGCCCCTTGCGCTTCCGGACAGGGAGCGTCAAAACCGGAGCGACCTCGATTCGGTCATCCTGTCCCATGTGGAAACCGGCTCGCCCGACTCTCTGCGTCAGGCGGTGTCTCTGGTTACCTCCGATCCCCGGGGAATGACCGAGCGAAATCGCTTCGTTCTCGCCATTGCCGGCGAACTCATGAAATTTCTGTATCCGCTTGAACAGGTAACCTGGCCCCTGCCGTCTGTTCCCGAGTCCGACCGCTATCTCGGAGCGCTCAAGGCGTCCCGGCTGGGCGTCTACGACTACAGCGCCGGCAGTTCGGATTTCCTTGCGCTGACGCTTCCGTCTGCGGTTCTTTTTACCGAAAGCACTCAAACCGACTATTATATCGATTCCGAAAACGCCCTGCGGCGCGCGGCGGCGATGAATCCCCGCTCCGTTCTTCCTCCGCTGTTTTCCGCCCGCCTGGCCGAAAAGCGCGGCAATTCTGACGCCGCCCTCGCGTTTTACGAGACCGCATGGAAGCTCGACAGTTCCTGTTATCCGGCGGGCGTCGGCTACTCCCGCGCTCTCGCGGCCCGCGGCAGGGGAGCGGACGCGTACCTGGCGGCGAAATCCCTGGCGGCCCGGTATCCCTCGGACCAGGGAATGCTCAGATTGTGCGCCGAGACATCCTTCGCGGCGGGAGACTGGAACACTGCGGACGGATATATCCTTGCGGTGTTGAAGAACAATCCCGACAATACCGCGTATTTGCTGATGCGAGCCAGAATCCTTATCGAACGGAAGGAATTTCTCAAGGCGAACTCCCTGCTCGACGCCTTCGCGACCACGAACAGAACCGACCGGTCGTATCTTCTTTTAAAATCCCGCGTCGTGCGCGAGTGGAATAAAAATCCCGTCGCGGCTTCCGCTCTGTTGCAGGAAGCGCTCCGCCTCTATCCCGGCGACGGCGAAATTCTGTTGTCGGCGGCTGCGGTTGCCTATCAAACCGGACAGAACGTGAATAATCAATCGCCGAGAGATCTTGTGCAACAGGTTTTGGGAAGCGATCCGGACAACACGCAGGCTTTGTATTTGCTGGCCGAGGACTTTCTCGCGGCGAAGGAATGGAAATCCGCCCTGCAGCCTGCGCAAAGGCTCGTATCGGTCAATCCGTCCCCGGAGAATCAGATCGTTCATGTGAGGGCCCTCCTCGGCGCGGGAGACTATGCGAAAGCGAAATCGGCGGCTTCCTCGCTCTATGCTGCTTCTCCTCAATCTCCCCAGATAACAGGCCTGTATCTGCAAAGCCTTGTCTCTCGGGGAGAAAACGCCGCCGCCCGGGCCGCGATATCCTCGGCTCTGCCTGATGCGTCTCCTGCCCTGAAAAGCGTTTTGCATTATTATGAAAGCCGGCTCGCGGGCGATGCGGAGTCGCGCCTGGCCTCTCTGCGGTCGAGCCTGCTCTCCGATCCCCGCAATCAGGAATCTCTGTTCGCAATGTACGAGCTTTATATGGAAAGAAAAGATTATAGAAAAGCCCAGTACTATCTTAAACAGGTTGTTTCCCTTGATCCTTCGAACGGCAGCCTTGCCCGTCTGCTTGTAAATCTTGACGAATTGCTTGCCCGATGA
- a CDS encoding tetratricopeptide repeat protein — protein MSKNVVAPAVIAAVLLAFSSCVPETGSYLTKGLGSRESEQKELLKLLASKNHDSETAFAVQNRIAGNLLEAGQTRSLVLFLTESVERDYQNPYNAYWLLMTAHSYLNDGAVKIAEYYFNRILKNHPDLEIRGKSIHMICLQNLIRITESPEMQVAYYTDLITRFGSQIDLGSAYFNMGRSYEKLGEWELAIQTYSQFLSYGAFNIIIPGVPDAYEYAKRIVDYDSSAKDWTFETLDDLVTSVKKAIAQYDYRSLDRYRAKVNFFAMSWKQESSDNNSQADFRMLDFMRGNRIRYNDELDASSNPTEAYLRTWGWSQYVNIWYLYFRKISFPADPEIHGRWEWAGIYYGDKL, from the coding sequence GTGTCAAAAAACGTAGTCGCACCAGCCGTTATCGCCGCCGTTTTGCTCGCGTTTTCGTCATGCGTCCCGGAGACCGGCAGCTATCTGACGAAGGGGCTCGGCTCCCGGGAATCGGAACAAAAAGAACTGCTGAAGCTGCTTGCCTCCAAGAATCACGACAGCGAAACCGCCTTCGCGGTGCAGAACAGAATAGCGGGAAACCTTCTGGAAGCCGGACAAACCCGATCCCTCGTCCTGTTCCTCACTGAATCCGTGGAACGCGATTATCAGAATCCCTATAACGCATACTGGCTCCTCATGACCGCGCATTCGTACCTGAACGACGGAGCGGTAAAAATCGCCGAATACTATTTCAACCGCATACTGAAGAACCATCCGGATCTTGAAATTCGCGGAAAATCCATTCATATGATCTGCCTGCAAAACCTCATCCGCATTACGGAATCTCCGGAAATGCAAGTTGCGTACTACACGGACCTCATCACCCGATTCGGATCGCAGATAGATCTGGGCTCGGCATACTTCAACATGGGCCGTTCCTACGAAAAACTCGGCGAGTGGGAGCTCGCAATACAAACATATTCGCAGTTCCTCAGTTACGGCGCCTTCAACATCATTATTCCCGGAGTTCCGGACGCCTACGAATACGCGAAACGAATCGTGGACTACGACAGTTCCGCGAAGGACTGGACCTTTGAAACCCTCGACGATCTGGTGACGAGCGTAAAAAAAGCCATCGCCCAGTACGACTACCGATCGCTCGACCGCTATCGCGCAAAGGTGAATTTCTTCGCCATGTCCTGGAAGCAGGAATCGAGTGACAACAACTCCCAGGCGGACTTCCGCATGCTCGACTTCATGAGGGGAAATAGAATCCGCTACAACGACGAGCTCGACGCCTCCTCGAACCCGACCGAAGCGTATTTGCGAACCTGGGGCTGGAGCCAGTACGTCAATATCTGGTATCTGTACTTCAGGAAAATCAGTTTTCCCGCGGATCCTGAAATTCACGGAAGATGGGAATGGGCCGGCATTTATTATGGAGACAAGCTGTAA
- a CDS encoding lytic transglycosylase domain-containing protein: MNHARRLLTAAIIACSGFSAHAAHDPLAQEAGIVERASAQTGEPVVQSTGGAESEIPGTPAELPLSGEVSNPEATVPAKIHPVRLRPVSAVPDIAAPEAEYALINRYRTQYSSPEGIKYLSAVMKRSAPYRDFIVSELERMGAPARLLYLPVIESGFSVTAVSRSGATGLWQFMKNSTAPFNLRINEWMDERRDPWLTTTAAIRKLKENYDYLGDWYLALAAYNCGLGATRTAVKKGGSSDYWYLSSKGFFKKETVHYVPKFLAISEILDESDSLGIDWGETDESTYEVIPVKRAVDISVLAKETGVDPAVMKKANPALAYNITPPDVSYGLRIPAETKESVETILADKNRKLLEYYMYKVKSGDTLYALALHYGISVDMILQHNPGVKASALKIGKKLVIPALKDVKAYTGKKDPDSLDFSGSYLVKRGDTLWSIALAYNIQVETLADRNNLDVNSVLKSGKELKVPIL, translated from the coding sequence ATGAATCATGCACGACGCCTGCTGACAGCGGCGATTATCGCATGCTCCGGGTTTTCCGCGCATGCCGCCCACGATCCACTCGCACAGGAAGCGGGCATAGTCGAACGCGCTTCTGCGCAAACAGGAGAACCGGTAGTCCAATCGACCGGGGGAGCCGAGTCTGAAATCCCGGGAACTCCGGCAGAACTTCCATTGTCCGGAGAGGTTTCGAATCCTGAAGCCACAGTCCCCGCGAAGATTCATCCGGTGCGGCTCAGGCCTGTTTCGGCGGTTCCTGATATAGCGGCGCCCGAAGCTGAATACGCTCTGATCAACCGCTACCGAACCCAATACTCCAGCCCCGAAGGAATCAAGTACCTGTCTGCGGTAATGAAGCGCTCGGCGCCGTACCGCGATTTCATCGTCAGCGAACTGGAGCGCATGGGCGCTCCCGCGCGCCTGCTGTATCTTCCGGTCATAGAATCGGGCTTTTCGGTTACCGCCGTTTCGCGTTCGGGAGCGACCGGGCTGTGGCAGTTCATGAAGAACAGTACGGCCCCCTTCAACCTGAGAATCAACGAATGGATGGACGAGCGGCGCGATCCCTGGCTCACCACCACGGCGGCGATCAGAAAGCTCAAAGAAAACTACGACTACCTCGGCGACTGGTATCTCGCACTCGCCGCCTACAATTGCGGACTCGGGGCGACGAGAACAGCGGTGAAAAAAGGCGGAAGCTCTGACTACTGGTACTTGTCGTCCAAGGGCTTTTTCAAAAAGGAAACCGTGCACTATGTGCCGAAATTCCTCGCGATATCCGAAATACTCGACGAAAGCGACTCGTTAGGCATCGACTGGGGCGAAACCGACGAATCGACGTACGAAGTGATCCCCGTAAAACGGGCGGTCGACATATCCGTTCTGGCGAAGGAGACGGGGGTAGACCCGGCGGTCATGAAAAAGGCGAACCCAGCCCTGGCTTACAATATTACGCCTCCCGATGTTTCATACGGGCTGAGAATTCCCGCAGAAACGAAGGAATCGGTAGAAACAATCCTCGCGGACAAAAACAGGAAACTGCTTGAATACTACATGTACAAGGTGAAATCGGGCGACACCCTGTATGCCCTGGCCCTGCATTACGGCATCTCGGTCGACATGATCCTGCAGCATAATCCGGGAGTGAAGGCCTCGGCCCTGAAAATCGGAAAGAAACTGGTGATACCCGCCCTGAAAGACGTAAAAGCCTACACAGGGAAGAAGGATCCGGACAGCCTCGATTTCTCGGGCTCCTATCTGGTGAAGCGGGGCGACACCCTGTGGTCCATCGCCCTGGCCTACAATATCCAGGTCGAAACCCTGGCGGACCGAAACAATCTGGATGTGAATTCCGTTCTCAAGTCAGGAAAAGAACTCAAAGTGCCGATACTGTAA
- a CDS encoding OmpA family protein produces the protein MFFTKGMARAACGMLILLGCSNAAAQQRPMEATSSIDWQKETIHSVLSLDTIKTGIQLPSGRNSALQILEMETPALLKDTFFSILVDSSSLLGDSVERGEISLGDLNRIIDTGKRTPPWVSPDLKKVSMTHAVDLADIGSLFIHHTAVQKPKPILDTIPSRAFSGILIDARSPLPVHGEYEQAILQPCLFPRIWNSGMELLYEKNMVKPEIAKKQGIALYSSNPDESAYRDVIGDNPLRVSARQIFGTHHTDPIISNDDYLRIMTQSENRDLLANGKVVILCSEESLESRGIGPRKDDAYYFAWKDVGERLSAREAKKIDFSDSWKGLKLTIYDIRFVADTARILPEERGRLDVIAEALLLAGPRASFLIEGHTASVGKPAGETALSVDRALTIAKELQARGIAAERIHSAGFGGTKPVANNDTDEGRALNRRVEITIQLPD, from the coding sequence ATGTTCTTTACAAAAGGCATGGCCCGCGCCGCATGCGGAATGCTGATTCTTCTGGGATGTTCGAACGCGGCAGCCCAGCAGCGGCCGATGGAAGCAACCTCGTCCATTGATTGGCAAAAAGAAACGATCCATTCGGTTCTCTCGCTCGATACGATAAAAACCGGCATTCAATTGCCTTCGGGACGCAATTCGGCTTTGCAGATTCTCGAAATGGAAACCCCAGCCCTCTTAAAGGACACATTCTTTTCTATTCTGGTGGATTCCTCGTCCCTTCTGGGAGATTCGGTCGAACGCGGAGAAATTTCGCTCGGGGATCTCAACCGGATAATCGATACGGGAAAAAGAACGCCGCCCTGGGTTTCTCCGGATCTGAAAAAAGTATCGATGACGCATGCAGTCGATCTTGCGGACATAGGCTCCCTTTTTATTCATCACACGGCGGTTCAAAAACCGAAGCCCATTCTGGACACCATTCCGTCCCGGGCCTTCTCGGGAATTCTCATCGACGCCCGCTCGCCTCTGCCGGTTCACGGCGAATACGAGCAGGCGATCCTCCAGCCCTGCCTCTTCCCCCGGATCTGGAACAGCGGCATGGAGCTATTGTATGAAAAGAATATGGTAAAGCCTGAAATCGCGAAAAAACAGGGAATCGCGCTGTACTCGTCCAATCCCGACGAAAGCGCGTACCGGGACGTCATCGGCGACAATCCGCTGAGAGTCTCGGCGAGACAGATTTTCGGAACCCATCATACCGATCCGATAATATCCAACGATGACTATCTGCGCATTATGACGCAAAGCGAAAACCGGGATCTGCTCGCGAACGGAAAAGTAGTCATACTTTGCTCCGAGGAAAGTTTGGAATCGCGAGGGATCGGGCCCCGGAAGGACGACGCGTATTATTTCGCATGGAAGGATGTAGGCGAGCGGCTGTCAGCCCGCGAAGCGAAAAAGATCGATTTCAGCGACAGCTGGAAGGGGTTGAAGCTTACCATATACGACATCCGATTCGTGGCGGATACGGCGCGAATCCTTCCGGAAGAGCGTGGGCGCCTAGACGTAATCGCCGAAGCCCTCCTCCTCGCGGGGCCGAGAGCGTCTTTCCTGATCGAAGGACATACGGCGAGCGTGGGTAAACCCGCTGGAGAAACCGCTCTTTCGGTCGATCGCGCGCTCACGATAGCGAAGGAACTCCAGGCGCGAGGGATCGCGGCCGAACGTATCCATTCGGCGGGCTTCGGCGGCACCAAACCGGTGGCTAACAACGATACAGACGAGGGCCGGGCTCTGAACCGGCGGGTCGAAATCACCATCCAGCTGCCGGATTGA
- a CDS encoding outer membrane protein assembly factor BamD has product MKHRKQLLPLAAALGTALAVVSCSSVPDASALPPEMSAIELSQKGQEALDRNKYAAARVYYQTIIDRYGTDNSLLTGAEFEIAHIFVKQKKWDEARPMLEAIIARYESAGGAALPPEYLVLARNDLAKIPLDQ; this is encoded by the coding sequence ATGAAACATCGGAAACAATTACTCCCGTTAGCCGCGGCGCTGGGAACCGCGCTCGCGGTTGTGTCCTGTTCAAGCGTGCCGGACGCCAGCGCTCTCCCGCCTGAAATGTCGGCGATCGAGCTCAGCCAAAAGGGGCAGGAAGCCCTGGACCGCAACAAGTACGCGGCCGCCCGAGTGTATTATCAGACGATAATCGACCGATACGGCACCGATAATTCGTTGTTGACGGGAGCTGAATTCGAAATAGCGCATATTTTCGTGAAGCAGAAAAAATGGGACGAAGCCCGGCCAATGCTCGAAGCGATTATCGCCAGGTACGAATCCGCGGGAGGAGCGGCGCTGCCCCCCGAATATCTCGTTCTCGCGCGGAACGATCTCGCAAAGATTCCGCTGGATCAATAA
- a CDS encoding vWA domain-containing protein, producing the protein MKKSLCVLAVFLASLSLQALDLSLGPDDVRILQSPEGGYHLYIKAKSDIQAVLLTETTRDPKLRADNYAYRALEWNPINGDEKRLLDGGFIPPEKKIYSLIDSTPERDTPIGTAFHIWIPYIIRYGYEWTRSGDVQVLDGTFLNIRAFSKPWGDYSGAFADNPFRLRVTQKAVVKASPEVGVSYMKDTVSTFSDLADRFKGKTLYAKGPDDIVPMIRTILEPPGQKSLDVVFVIDSTESMIDDIAKVRELLEPMLAELLPQYPAWRVALVLYKDYFEDFLVKSACPFTTDLKAFQKSLVSFRVQGGRDIPEAVYEALDGALALKWNPDADRKIILIGDAPPHPKPRGRVTNESVSRLAFEKDVQLNVIILPHGETY; encoded by the coding sequence ATGAAGAAATCCCTGTGCGTATTGGCGGTTTTTCTGGCTTCCCTGTCTCTCCAGGCCTTGGATCTATCCCTCGGACCGGATGATGTGCGCATCCTCCAGAGTCCCGAGGGCGGATATCATTTGTACATAAAGGCAAAGAGCGACATACAGGCGGTCCTTCTTACCGAGACCACCCGGGATCCCAAGCTCCGTGCGGACAACTACGCTTACCGCGCTCTCGAGTGGAACCCGATAAACGGAGACGAAAAACGCCTTCTGGACGGCGGCTTCATTCCTCCGGAAAAGAAAATCTACAGCCTCATCGATTCGACGCCCGAACGCGACACGCCGATAGGGACTGCCTTCCATATCTGGATACCCTACATCATACGCTACGGGTACGAATGGACCCGCAGCGGGGATGTGCAGGTCCTCGACGGCACCTTCCTCAATATCCGCGCGTTTTCAAAACCCTGGGGCGACTACTCCGGCGCCTTCGCGGACAATCCCTTCCGGTTGAGGGTCACGCAGAAAGCTGTCGTTAAAGCCTCTCCCGAAGTCGGCGTCTCGTACATGAAGGACACCGTCTCTACCTTTTCCGATCTTGCGGACCGGTTCAAGGGAAAAACCCTCTACGCGAAGGGCCCGGACGATATCGTCCCCATGATCCGAACGATTCTCGAACCTCCGGGCCAGAAGTCTCTCGACGTCGTTTTCGTCATAGATTCGACCGAAAGCATGATCGACGACATCGCGAAGGTGCGCGAGCTGTTGGAGCCGATGCTCGCAGAGCTATTGCCGCAATATCCGGCGTGGCGGGTCGCTCTGGTGTTGTACAAGGATTATTTCGAGGACTTTCTCGTCAAGTCGGCCTGCCCGTTTACAACGGATCTGAAGGCCTTCCAAAAGTCTCTCGTGTCTTTCAGGGTGCAGGGCGGCCGGGATATTCCGGAAGCGGTGTACGAGGCCCTCGACGGGGCGCTTGCCCTGAAGTGGAATCCCGACGCCGACCGGAAAATCATCCTTATCGGCGACGCCCCTCCCCATCCTAAGCCGCGGGGCAGGGTGACAAACGAAAGCGTGAGCCGCCTCGCCTTCGAGAAGGATGTTCAGCTGAACGTAATCATCCTTCCTCACGGCGAAACGTACTGA
- the corA gene encoding magnesium/cobalt transporter CorA, whose amino-acid sequence MGKTNKPHRAEHARRIQPLYRNVGESGAGVSPGTPVYIGDREPAESTYTLIQYTPRSVTVATPKTVEELMAMIEPDAINWINVNGLASEADYKWLCALFKLDPLTMEDMRNTEHRPKFEDFGEYIMLITKMLKRHELGATEYEQVSFVLTKNTVITFQEVSGDCFDPVRERLKSGAGRIRRLGSDYLAYALLDVIVDNYFAVLEDIGRRLEHFEDESTQDRESTRFMAGLQNVKRELNTMRRILWPVRDVVNAALHSESALITDELRPFLRDLLENCVQVIEAIENYRETASGIQEVFLSTVSLRMNEVMKMLTVISTIFIPLTFIAGVYGMNFMHMPELGSRWGYPAAWLVMAAIASALILYFKKKKWL is encoded by the coding sequence ATGGGAAAGACGAATAAGCCGCACAGAGCTGAGCATGCCCGGCGCATTCAGCCGTTGTACCGGAACGTGGGCGAATCGGGGGCCGGGGTGTCGCCGGGAACGCCGGTGTACATCGGGGACCGGGAGCCGGCGGAATCGACCTATACGCTGATACAGTACACGCCGCGCTCGGTGACGGTGGCGACTCCGAAGACGGTCGAAGAGCTCATGGCGATGATCGAGCCGGACGCGATAAACTGGATAAACGTGAACGGACTTGCGAGCGAGGCCGACTATAAATGGCTGTGCGCCCTGTTCAAGCTCGACCCGCTCACGATGGAAGACATGCGCAATACGGAGCATCGGCCGAAATTCGAAGACTTCGGCGAATACATCATGCTTATCACCAAGATGCTCAAAAGGCACGAACTGGGCGCGACCGAGTACGAACAGGTGAGCTTCGTATTGACGAAGAATACGGTCATCACCTTTCAGGAGGTGAGCGGGGACTGTTTCGATCCGGTGCGGGAACGCCTGAAAAGCGGCGCCGGAAGGATCAGGAGGCTGGGAAGCGACTACCTCGCGTACGCCCTCCTGGACGTCATCGTGGATAATTATTTCGCGGTCCTGGAGGACATCGGCAGGCGGCTTGAGCACTTCGAGGACGAGAGCACCCAGGACAGGGAGTCTACCCGTTTCATGGCGGGATTGCAAAACGTCAAGCGGGAGCTCAACACCATGCGGCGCATCCTCTGGCCGGTGCGGGACGTCGTGAACGCGGCCCTCCACAGCGAGTCCGCGCTGATCACGGACGAACTCAGGCCCTTTCTCCGGGATCTTCTGGAAAACTGCGTGCAGGTGATAGAAGCGATCGAGAACTACCGCGAAACCGCCTCGGGGATTCAGGAAGTGTTTCTTTCGACCGTCTCGCTCAGAATGAACGAAGTGATGAAGATGCTCACGGTGATATCGACCATTTTTATTCCGCTGACCTTCATCGCGGGCGTATACGGAATGAATTTTATGCACATGCCGGAGCTCGGCTCCCGATGGGGATATCCCGCGGCATGGCTCGTCATGGCGGCGATCGCGTCAGCCCTGATATTGTATTTCAAGAAGAAAAAATGGCTCTAG
- the trpS gene encoding tryptophan--tRNA ligase, which translates to MDNNGKKRILTGDRPTGRLHLGHYVGSIANRVRLQDEYECFFIIADLHTLTTKPEKEHIEELADNVRQMVLDYLACGIDPAKSTIYLQSAVPEVTELALFFNDLVSVPRLQRIPSIKEMAKNANLSELPFGLLGYPVLQAADILMPRATLVPVGKDNESHVELTREIAKRFNFMYGDVFPLPEVMVSDFGSLVGTDGQAKMSKSLNNAIFLSDDEKTVQKKVNGMFTDPNRTSADVPGRVEGNPVFIYHDAFNPNKEEVEDLKARYKTGKVGDVEVKQKLAVALNNFLNPIRERRSHFEKQSGYVDEVIYNGTLRMREEARETLSLAKKAMGLSSVWNRISRKAEETRKKREKGE; encoded by the coding sequence ATGGATAATAACGGAAAAAAACGGATTCTTACGGGAGACAGACCCACCGGCCGCCTCCATCTTGGTCACTATGTCGGTTCCATCGCGAACCGGGTCCGACTCCAGGACGAATATGAGTGTTTTTTCATCATCGCCGATCTGCATACCCTTACGACGAAGCCTGAGAAGGAACACATAGAAGAGCTGGCCGACAACGTGCGCCAGATGGTGCTGGACTACCTCGCCTGCGGCATCGATCCGGCGAAGTCCACCATTTATCTGCAGTCGGCGGTTCCCGAGGTTACCGAGCTGGCCCTCTTTTTCAACGACCTGGTGAGCGTGCCCCGCCTCCAGAGGATTCCTTCCATCAAGGAAATGGCGAAAAACGCCAACCTTTCCGAGTTGCCCTTCGGACTGTTAGGATACCCGGTGCTCCAGGCGGCGGACATCCTTATGCCGCGGGCGACCCTGGTTCCCGTCGGAAAGGACAATGAAAGCCATGTTGAACTCACCCGCGAAATCGCCAAGCGCTTCAATTTCATGTACGGGGACGTGTTTCCCTTGCCGGAAGTGATGGTCAGCGATTTCGGGTCGCTTGTGGGAACCGACGGCCAGGCGAAAATGTCTAAGAGCCTCAACAACGCGATATTCCTTTCAGACGACGAAAAGACGGTGCAGAAGAAGGTGAACGGCATGTTCACCGACCCGAACCGCACCAGCGCCGACGTCCCCGGCCGCGTGGAAGGAAACCCCGTATTCATTTATCACGACGCCTTCAACCCGAACAAGGAAGAAGTGGAAGACCTGAAAGCCCGCTATAAGACGGGAAAGGTCGGAGACGTGGAAGTGAAGCAGAAGCTCGCGGTCGCGCTCAACAACTTCCTGAATCCCATCCGGGAGCGGAGAAGCCATTTTGAAAAACAATCGGGCTACGTGGACGAAGTGATCTACAACGGAACGCTCCGCATGCGCGAAGAAGCCCGCGAAACGCTCTCCCTCGCCAAAAAGGCGATGGGATTGTCTTCTGTTTGGAACCGGATCAGCCGCAAGGCGGAAGAAACCCGGAAAAAACGGGAAAAGGGAGAATAA
- the aroC gene encoding chorismate synthase, whose translation MAGNTFGTLFRITTFGESHGAALGVTIDGCPAGLPLSELAIQKELDRRRPGAHAKDSDGTERSEKLNPAGTARKEADECEILSGVFEGKTTGTPIAVIVRNTNQQSADYGDIKTKFRPGHADYPFFEKYGIRDYRGGGRSSGRETIGRVAAGAVAKRFLAGRGITVTAWTSEAVGIACETFDAGEIEKNEMRACDGTAAKKMLERVIELKAEGNSGGGVISCRVSGADGLPVGLGEPVFDKLDAELAKAILSIGSIKGIEFGAGFEAARMTGKENNDPMRMDGATGKPRFLSNNAGGILGGLSTGADIVFRAAVKPVSSISLAQQTVDSSGNDCAIEVRGRHDVCLCPRIVPVIEAMTALVLADLILRDEASRL comes from the coding sequence GTGGCGGGAAACACCTTCGGAACGCTTTTTAGAATCACTACCTTCGGCGAAAGCCACGGAGCCGCTCTCGGAGTTACGATCGACGGCTGCCCGGCAGGCTTGCCTTTGAGCGAGCTCGCGATCCAGAAAGAACTGGACCGCCGCCGCCCAGGAGCGCACGCGAAGGACAGCGACGGAACCGAGCGCAGCGAAAAGCTCAATCCGGCCGGAACGGCGCGCAAGGAAGCCGACGAATGCGAAATTCTGTCCGGCGTATTCGAGGGAAAAACGACCGGCACCCCGATCGCGGTGATCGTGCGCAACACGAACCAGCAGTCGGCAGATTACGGCGATATTAAAACAAAATTCCGCCCCGGCCACGCCGATTACCCGTTTTTCGAGAAATACGGGATCAGGGACTACCGCGGCGGCGGACGCTCCTCCGGACGCGAAACCATCGGCAGGGTGGCGGCGGGAGCCGTCGCCAAGAGATTCCTCGCCGGGCGCGGCATTACGGTGACCGCCTGGACGAGCGAGGCGGTCGGGATAGCATGCGAAACCTTCGACGCAGGGGAAATCGAGAAAAACGAAATGCGCGCCTGCGACGGAACGGCGGCGAAAAAGATGCTCGAGCGGGTGATAGAACTGAAGGCCGAGGGAAACTCGGGCGGCGGGGTGATCTCGTGCAGGGTGAGCGGCGCTGACGGACTCCCGGTCGGGCTCGGAGAGCCGGTATTCGACAAGCTCGACGCCGAACTCGCCAAAGCGATCCTTTCCATCGGTTCGATCAAGGGAATCGAGTTCGGAGCGGGCTTCGAAGCCGCGCGCATGACGGGCAAGGAAAACAACGACCCCATGCGCATGGACGGCGCAACCGGCAAACCGAGATTTCTAAGCAACAATGCGGGAGGGATTCTCGGCGGGCTTTCCACCGGGGCGGACATCGTGTTCCGCGCGGCGGTAAAGCCGGTATCCTCAATCAGCCTGGCCCAGCAAACGGTTGATTCTTCCGGAAACGACTGCGCCATCGAAGTGCGCGGCCGCCACGACGTGTGCCTGTGCCCGCGCATCGTGCCCGTGATAGAAGCCATGACCGCCCTCGTTCTGGCCGATCTCATCCTCCGCGACGAAGCGTCCCGCCTCTAA